The Macaca fascicularis isolate 582-1 chromosome 11, T2T-MFA8v1.1 genome includes a region encoding these proteins:
- the ING4 gene encoding inhibitor of growth protein 4 isoform X8, whose translation MAAGMYLEHYLDSIENLPFELQRNFQLMRDLDQRTEDLKAEIDKLATEYMSSARSLSSEEKLALLKQIQEAYGKCKEFGDDKVQLAMQTYEMVDKHIRRLDTDLARFEADLKEKQIESSDYDSSSSKGRTQKEKKAARARSKGKNSDEEAPKTAQKKLKLVRTPEYGMPSVTFGSVHPSDVLDMPVDPNEPTYCLCHQVSYGEMIGCDNPDCSIEWFHFACVGLTTKPRGKWFCPRCSQERKKK comes from the exons GTATTGAAAACCTTCCCTTTGAATTACAGAGAAACTTTCAGCTCATGAGGGACCTAGACCAAAGAACAGAGG ACCTGAAGGCTGAAATTGACAAGTTGGCCACTGAGTATATGAGTAGCGCCCGCAGCCTGAGCTCCGAGGAAAAATTGGCCCTTCtcaaacagatccaggaagccTATGGCAAGTGCAAGGAATTTGGTGACGACAAGGTGCAGCTTGCCATGCAGACCTATGAGATG GTGGACAAACACATTCGGCGGCTGGACACAGACCTGGCCCGTTTTGAGGCTGATCTCAAGGAGAAACAGATTGAGTCAAGTGACTATGACAGCTCTTCCAGCAAAG GCCGGActcaaaaggagaagaaagctgCTCGTGCTCGTTCCAAAGGGAAAAACTCAGATGAAGAAGCCCCCAAGACTGCCCAGAAGAAGTTAAAGCTCGTGCGCAC TCCTGAGTATGGGATGCCCTCAGTGACCTTTGGCAGTGTCCACCCCTCTGATGTGTTGGATATGCCTGTGGATCCCAACGAACCCACCTATTGCCTTTGTCACCAGGTCTCCTATGGAGAGATGATTGGCTGTGACAACCCTGAT TGTTCCATTGAGTGGTTCCACTTTGCCTGTGTGGGGCTGACGACCAAGCCTCGGGGGAAATG gTTTTGCCCACGCTGCTCCCAAGAAcggaagaagaaatag
- the ING4 gene encoding inhibitor of growth protein 4 isoform X4, with product MAAGMYLEHYLDSIENLPFELQRNFQLMRDLDQRTEDLKAEIDKLATEYMSSARSLSSEEKLALLKQIQEAYGKCKEFGDDKVQLAMQTYEMVDKHIRRLDTDLARFEADLKEKQIESSDYDSSSSKGKKSRTQKEKKAARARSKGKNSDEEAPKTAQKKLKLVRTPEYGMPSVTFGSVHPSDVLDMPVDPNEPTYCLCHQVSYGEMIGCDNPDCSIEWFHFACVGLTTKPRGKWFCPRCSQERKKK from the exons GTATTGAAAACCTTCCCTTTGAATTACAGAGAAACTTTCAGCTCATGAGGGACCTAGACCAAAGAACAGAGG ACCTGAAGGCTGAAATTGACAAGTTGGCCACTGAGTATATGAGTAGCGCCCGCAGCCTGAGCTCCGAGGAAAAATTGGCCCTTCtcaaacagatccaggaagccTATGGCAAGTGCAAGGAATTTGGTGACGACAAGGTGCAGCTTGCCATGCAGACCTATGAGATG GTGGACAAACACATTCGGCGGCTGGACACAGACCTGGCCCGTTTTGAGGCTGATCTCAAGGAGAAACAGATTGAGTCAAGTGACTATGACAGCTCTTCCAGCAAAGGCAAAAAGA GCCGGActcaaaaggagaagaaagctgCTCGTGCTCGTTCCAAAGGGAAAAACTCAGATGAAGAAGCCCCCAAGACTGCCCAGAAGAAGTTAAAGCTCGTGCGCAC TCCTGAGTATGGGATGCCCTCAGTGACCTTTGGCAGTGTCCACCCCTCTGATGTGTTGGATATGCCTGTGGATCCCAACGAACCCACCTATTGCCTTTGTCACCAGGTCTCCTATGGAGAGATGATTGGCTGTGACAACCCTGAT TGTTCCATTGAGTGGTTCCACTTTGCCTGTGTGGGGCTGACGACCAAGCCTCGGGGGAAATG gTTTTGCCCACGCTGCTCCCAAGAAcggaagaagaaatag
- the ING4 gene encoding inhibitor of growth protein 4 isoform X3, producing the protein MAAGMYLEHYLDSIENLPFELQRNFQLMRDLDQRTEDLKAEIDKLATEYMSSARSLSSEEKLALLKQIQEAYGKCKEFGDDKVQLAMQTYEMVDKHIRRLDTDLARFEADLKEKQIESSDYDSSSSKGKKKGRTQKEKKAARARSKGKNSDEEAPKTAQKKLKLVRTPEYGMPSVTFGSVHPSDVLDMPVDPNEPTYCLCHQVSYGEMIGCDNPDCSIEWFHFACVGLTTKPRGKWFCPRCSQERKKK; encoded by the exons GTATTGAAAACCTTCCCTTTGAATTACAGAGAAACTTTCAGCTCATGAGGGACCTAGACCAAAGAACAGAGG ACCTGAAGGCTGAAATTGACAAGTTGGCCACTGAGTATATGAGTAGCGCCCGCAGCCTGAGCTCCGAGGAAAAATTGGCCCTTCtcaaacagatccaggaagccTATGGCAAGTGCAAGGAATTTGGTGACGACAAGGTGCAGCTTGCCATGCAGACCTATGAGATG GTGGACAAACACATTCGGCGGCTGGACACAGACCTGGCCCGTTTTGAGGCTGATCTCAAGGAGAAACAGATTGAGTCAAGTGACTATGACAGCTCTTCCAGCAAAGGCAAAAAGA AAGGCCGGActcaaaaggagaagaaagctgCTCGTGCTCGTTCCAAAGGGAAAAACTCAGATGAAGAAGCCCCCAAGACTGCCCAGAAGAAGTTAAAGCTCGTGCGCAC TCCTGAGTATGGGATGCCCTCAGTGACCTTTGGCAGTGTCCACCCCTCTGATGTGTTGGATATGCCTGTGGATCCCAACGAACCCACCTATTGCCTTTGTCACCAGGTCTCCTATGGAGAGATGATTGGCTGTGACAACCCTGAT TGTTCCATTGAGTGGTTCCACTTTGCCTGTGTGGGGCTGACGACCAAGCCTCGGGGGAAATG gTTTTGCCCACGCTGCTCCCAAGAAcggaagaagaaatag
- the ING4 gene encoding inhibitor of growth protein 4 isoform X7 — protein MAAGMYLEHYLDSIENLPFELQRNFQLMRDLDQRTEDLKAEIDKLATEYMSSARSLSSEEKLALLKQIQEAYGKCKEFGDDKVQLAMQTYEMVDKHIRRLDTDLARFEADLKEKQIESSDYDSSSSKEGRTQKEKKAARARSKGKNSDEEAPKTAQKKLKLVRTPEYGMPSVTFGSVHPSDVLDMPVDPNEPTYCLCHQVSYGEMIGCDNPDCSIEWFHFACVGLTTKPRGKWFCPRCSQERKKK, from the exons GTATTGAAAACCTTCCCTTTGAATTACAGAGAAACTTTCAGCTCATGAGGGACCTAGACCAAAGAACAGAGG ACCTGAAGGCTGAAATTGACAAGTTGGCCACTGAGTATATGAGTAGCGCCCGCAGCCTGAGCTCCGAGGAAAAATTGGCCCTTCtcaaacagatccaggaagccTATGGCAAGTGCAAGGAATTTGGTGACGACAAGGTGCAGCTTGCCATGCAGACCTATGAGATG GTGGACAAACACATTCGGCGGCTGGACACAGACCTGGCCCGTTTTGAGGCTGATCTCAAGGAGAAACAGATTGAGTCAAGTGACTATGACAGCTCTTCCAGCAAAG AAGGCCGGActcaaaaggagaagaaagctgCTCGTGCTCGTTCCAAAGGGAAAAACTCAGATGAAGAAGCCCCCAAGACTGCCCAGAAGAAGTTAAAGCTCGTGCGCAC TCCTGAGTATGGGATGCCCTCAGTGACCTTTGGCAGTGTCCACCCCTCTGATGTGTTGGATATGCCTGTGGATCCCAACGAACCCACCTATTGCCTTTGTCACCAGGTCTCCTATGGAGAGATGATTGGCTGTGACAACCCTGAT TGTTCCATTGAGTGGTTCCACTTTGCCTGTGTGGGGCTGACGACCAAGCCTCGGGGGAAATG gTTTTGCCCACGCTGCTCCCAAGAAcggaagaagaaatag
- the ING4 gene encoding inhibitor of growth protein 4 isoform X1 — protein MAAGMYLEHYLDSIENLPFELQRNFQLMRDLDQRTEDLKAEIDKLATEYMSSARSLSSEEKLALLKQIQEAYGKCKEFGDDKVQLAMQTYEMVDKHIRRLDTDLARFEADLKEKQIESSDYDSSSSKGKKKGRTQKEKKAARARSKGKNSDEEAPKTAQKKLKLVRTSPEYGMPSVTFGSVHPSDVLDMPVDPNEPTYCLCHQVSYGEMIGCDNPDCSIEWFHFACVGLTTKPRGKWFCPRCSQERKKK, from the exons GTATTGAAAACCTTCCCTTTGAATTACAGAGAAACTTTCAGCTCATGAGGGACCTAGACCAAAGAACAGAGG ACCTGAAGGCTGAAATTGACAAGTTGGCCACTGAGTATATGAGTAGCGCCCGCAGCCTGAGCTCCGAGGAAAAATTGGCCCTTCtcaaacagatccaggaagccTATGGCAAGTGCAAGGAATTTGGTGACGACAAGGTGCAGCTTGCCATGCAGACCTATGAGATG GTGGACAAACACATTCGGCGGCTGGACACAGACCTGGCCCGTTTTGAGGCTGATCTCAAGGAGAAACAGATTGAGTCAAGTGACTATGACAGCTCTTCCAGCAAAGGCAAAAAGA AAGGCCGGActcaaaaggagaagaaagctgCTCGTGCTCGTTCCAAAGGGAAAAACTCAGATGAAGAAGCCCCCAAGACTGCCCAGAAGAAGTTAAAGCTCGTGCGCAC AAGTCCTGAGTATGGGATGCCCTCAGTGACCTTTGGCAGTGTCCACCCCTCTGATGTGTTGGATATGCCTGTGGATCCCAACGAACCCACCTATTGCCTTTGTCACCAGGTCTCCTATGGAGAGATGATTGGCTGTGACAACCCTGAT TGTTCCATTGAGTGGTTCCACTTTGCCTGTGTGGGGCTGACGACCAAGCCTCGGGGGAAATG gTTTTGCCCACGCTGCTCCCAAGAAcggaagaagaaatag
- the ING4 gene encoding inhibitor of growth protein 4 isoform X10 translates to MRDLDQRTEDLKAEIDKLATEYMSSARSLSSEEKLALLKQIQEAYGKCKEFGDDKVQLAMQTYEMVDKHIRRLDTDLARFEADLKEKQIESSDYDSSSSKGKKSRTQKEKKAARARSKGKNSDEEAPKTAQKKLKLVRTSPEYGMPSVTFGSVHPSDVLDMPVDPNEPTYCLCHQVSYGEMIGCDNPDCSIEWFHFACVGLTTKPRGKWFCPRCSQERKKK, encoded by the exons ATGAGGGACCTAGACCAAAGAACAGAGG ACCTGAAGGCTGAAATTGACAAGTTGGCCACTGAGTATATGAGTAGCGCCCGCAGCCTGAGCTCCGAGGAAAAATTGGCCCTTCtcaaacagatccaggaagccTATGGCAAGTGCAAGGAATTTGGTGACGACAAGGTGCAGCTTGCCATGCAGACCTATGAGATG GTGGACAAACACATTCGGCGGCTGGACACAGACCTGGCCCGTTTTGAGGCTGATCTCAAGGAGAAACAGATTGAGTCAAGTGACTATGACAGCTCTTCCAGCAAAGGCAAAAAGA GCCGGActcaaaaggagaagaaagctgCTCGTGCTCGTTCCAAAGGGAAAAACTCAGATGAAGAAGCCCCCAAGACTGCCCAGAAGAAGTTAAAGCTCGTGCGCAC AAGTCCTGAGTATGGGATGCCCTCAGTGACCTTTGGCAGTGTCCACCCCTCTGATGTGTTGGATATGCCTGTGGATCCCAACGAACCCACCTATTGCCTTTGTCACCAGGTCTCCTATGGAGAGATGATTGGCTGTGACAACCCTGAT TGTTCCATTGAGTGGTTCCACTTTGCCTGTGTGGGGCTGACGACCAAGCCTCGGGGGAAATG gTTTTGCCCACGCTGCTCCCAAGAAcggaagaagaaatag
- the ING4 gene encoding inhibitor of growth protein 4 isoform X9, translating to MRDLDQRTEDLKAEIDKLATEYMSSARSLSSEEKLALLKQIQEAYGKCKEFGDDKVQLAMQTYEMVDKHIRRLDTDLARFEADLKEKQIESSDYDSSSSKGKKKGRTQKEKKAARARSKGKNSDEEAPKTAQKKLKLVRTSPEYGMPSVTFGSVHPSDVLDMPVDPNEPTYCLCHQVSYGEMIGCDNPDCSIEWFHFACVGLTTKPRGKWFCPRCSQERKKK from the exons ATGAGGGACCTAGACCAAAGAACAGAGG ACCTGAAGGCTGAAATTGACAAGTTGGCCACTGAGTATATGAGTAGCGCCCGCAGCCTGAGCTCCGAGGAAAAATTGGCCCTTCtcaaacagatccaggaagccTATGGCAAGTGCAAGGAATTTGGTGACGACAAGGTGCAGCTTGCCATGCAGACCTATGAGATG GTGGACAAACACATTCGGCGGCTGGACACAGACCTGGCCCGTTTTGAGGCTGATCTCAAGGAGAAACAGATTGAGTCAAGTGACTATGACAGCTCTTCCAGCAAAGGCAAAAAGA AAGGCCGGActcaaaaggagaagaaagctgCTCGTGCTCGTTCCAAAGGGAAAAACTCAGATGAAGAAGCCCCCAAGACTGCCCAGAAGAAGTTAAAGCTCGTGCGCAC AAGTCCTGAGTATGGGATGCCCTCAGTGACCTTTGGCAGTGTCCACCCCTCTGATGTGTTGGATATGCCTGTGGATCCCAACGAACCCACCTATTGCCTTTGTCACCAGGTCTCCTATGGAGAGATGATTGGCTGTGACAACCCTGAT TGTTCCATTGAGTGGTTCCACTTTGCCTGTGTGGGGCTGACGACCAAGCCTCGGGGGAAATG gTTTTGCCCACGCTGCTCCCAAGAAcggaagaagaaatag
- the ING4 gene encoding inhibitor of growth protein 4 isoform X2, with amino-acid sequence MAAGMYLEHYLDSIENLPFELQRNFQLMRDLDQRTEDLKAEIDKLATEYMSSARSLSSEEKLALLKQIQEAYGKCKEFGDDKVQLAMQTYEMVDKHIRRLDTDLARFEADLKEKQIESSDYDSSSSKGKKSRTQKEKKAARARSKGKNSDEEAPKTAQKKLKLVRTSPEYGMPSVTFGSVHPSDVLDMPVDPNEPTYCLCHQVSYGEMIGCDNPDCSIEWFHFACVGLTTKPRGKWFCPRCSQERKKK; translated from the exons GTATTGAAAACCTTCCCTTTGAATTACAGAGAAACTTTCAGCTCATGAGGGACCTAGACCAAAGAACAGAGG ACCTGAAGGCTGAAATTGACAAGTTGGCCACTGAGTATATGAGTAGCGCCCGCAGCCTGAGCTCCGAGGAAAAATTGGCCCTTCtcaaacagatccaggaagccTATGGCAAGTGCAAGGAATTTGGTGACGACAAGGTGCAGCTTGCCATGCAGACCTATGAGATG GTGGACAAACACATTCGGCGGCTGGACACAGACCTGGCCCGTTTTGAGGCTGATCTCAAGGAGAAACAGATTGAGTCAAGTGACTATGACAGCTCTTCCAGCAAAGGCAAAAAGA GCCGGActcaaaaggagaagaaagctgCTCGTGCTCGTTCCAAAGGGAAAAACTCAGATGAAGAAGCCCCCAAGACTGCCCAGAAGAAGTTAAAGCTCGTGCGCAC AAGTCCTGAGTATGGGATGCCCTCAGTGACCTTTGGCAGTGTCCACCCCTCTGATGTGTTGGATATGCCTGTGGATCCCAACGAACCCACCTATTGCCTTTGTCACCAGGTCTCCTATGGAGAGATGATTGGCTGTGACAACCCTGAT TGTTCCATTGAGTGGTTCCACTTTGCCTGTGTGGGGCTGACGACCAAGCCTCGGGGGAAATG gTTTTGCCCACGCTGCTCCCAAGAAcggaagaagaaatag
- the ING4 gene encoding inhibitor of growth protein 4 isoform X6, with the protein MAAGMYLEHYLDSIENLPFELQRNFQLMRDLDQRTEDLKAEIDKLATEYMSSARSLSSEEKLALLKQIQEAYGKCKEFGDDKVQLAMQTYEMVDKHIRRLDTDLARFEADLKEKQIESSDYDSSSSKGRTQKEKKAARARSKGKNSDEEAPKTAQKKLKLVRTSPEYGMPSVTFGSVHPSDVLDMPVDPNEPTYCLCHQVSYGEMIGCDNPDCSIEWFHFACVGLTTKPRGKWFCPRCSQERKKK; encoded by the exons GTATTGAAAACCTTCCCTTTGAATTACAGAGAAACTTTCAGCTCATGAGGGACCTAGACCAAAGAACAGAGG ACCTGAAGGCTGAAATTGACAAGTTGGCCACTGAGTATATGAGTAGCGCCCGCAGCCTGAGCTCCGAGGAAAAATTGGCCCTTCtcaaacagatccaggaagccTATGGCAAGTGCAAGGAATTTGGTGACGACAAGGTGCAGCTTGCCATGCAGACCTATGAGATG GTGGACAAACACATTCGGCGGCTGGACACAGACCTGGCCCGTTTTGAGGCTGATCTCAAGGAGAAACAGATTGAGTCAAGTGACTATGACAGCTCTTCCAGCAAAG GCCGGActcaaaaggagaagaaagctgCTCGTGCTCGTTCCAAAGGGAAAAACTCAGATGAAGAAGCCCCCAAGACTGCCCAGAAGAAGTTAAAGCTCGTGCGCAC AAGTCCTGAGTATGGGATGCCCTCAGTGACCTTTGGCAGTGTCCACCCCTCTGATGTGTTGGATATGCCTGTGGATCCCAACGAACCCACCTATTGCCTTTGTCACCAGGTCTCCTATGGAGAGATGATTGGCTGTGACAACCCTGAT TGTTCCATTGAGTGGTTCCACTTTGCCTGTGTGGGGCTGACGACCAAGCCTCGGGGGAAATG gTTTTGCCCACGCTGCTCCCAAGAAcggaagaagaaatag
- the ING4 gene encoding inhibitor of growth protein 4 isoform X5, translating into MAAGMYLEHYLDSIENLPFELQRNFQLMRDLDQRTEDLKAEIDKLATEYMSSARSLSSEEKLALLKQIQEAYGKCKEFGDDKVQLAMQTYEMVDKHIRRLDTDLARFEADLKEKQIESSDYDSSSSKEGRTQKEKKAARARSKGKNSDEEAPKTAQKKLKLVRTSPEYGMPSVTFGSVHPSDVLDMPVDPNEPTYCLCHQVSYGEMIGCDNPDCSIEWFHFACVGLTTKPRGKWFCPRCSQERKKK; encoded by the exons GTATTGAAAACCTTCCCTTTGAATTACAGAGAAACTTTCAGCTCATGAGGGACCTAGACCAAAGAACAGAGG ACCTGAAGGCTGAAATTGACAAGTTGGCCACTGAGTATATGAGTAGCGCCCGCAGCCTGAGCTCCGAGGAAAAATTGGCCCTTCtcaaacagatccaggaagccTATGGCAAGTGCAAGGAATTTGGTGACGACAAGGTGCAGCTTGCCATGCAGACCTATGAGATG GTGGACAAACACATTCGGCGGCTGGACACAGACCTGGCCCGTTTTGAGGCTGATCTCAAGGAGAAACAGATTGAGTCAAGTGACTATGACAGCTCTTCCAGCAAAG AAGGCCGGActcaaaaggagaagaaagctgCTCGTGCTCGTTCCAAAGGGAAAAACTCAGATGAAGAAGCCCCCAAGACTGCCCAGAAGAAGTTAAAGCTCGTGCGCAC AAGTCCTGAGTATGGGATGCCCTCAGTGACCTTTGGCAGTGTCCACCCCTCTGATGTGTTGGATATGCCTGTGGATCCCAACGAACCCACCTATTGCCTTTGTCACCAGGTCTCCTATGGAGAGATGATTGGCTGTGACAACCCTGAT TGTTCCATTGAGTGGTTCCACTTTGCCTGTGTGGGGCTGACGACCAAGCCTCGGGGGAAATG gTTTTGCCCACGCTGCTCCCAAGAAcggaagaagaaatag
- the ING4 gene encoding inhibitor of growth protein 4 isoform X11, with protein sequence MAAGMYLEHYLDSIENLPFELQRNFQLMRDLDQRTEDLKAEIDKLATEYMSSARSLSSEEKLALLKQIQEAYGKCKEFGDDKVQLAMQTYEMVDKHIRRLDTDLARFEADLKEKQIESSDYDSSSSKGKKKGRTQKEKKAARARSKGKNSDEEAPKTAQKKLKLVRTVPLSGSTLPVWG encoded by the exons GTATTGAAAACCTTCCCTTTGAATTACAGAGAAACTTTCAGCTCATGAGGGACCTAGACCAAAGAACAGAGG ACCTGAAGGCTGAAATTGACAAGTTGGCCACTGAGTATATGAGTAGCGCCCGCAGCCTGAGCTCCGAGGAAAAATTGGCCCTTCtcaaacagatccaggaagccTATGGCAAGTGCAAGGAATTTGGTGACGACAAGGTGCAGCTTGCCATGCAGACCTATGAGATG GTGGACAAACACATTCGGCGGCTGGACACAGACCTGGCCCGTTTTGAGGCTGATCTCAAGGAGAAACAGATTGAGTCAAGTGACTATGACAGCTCTTCCAGCAAAGGCAAAAAGA AAGGCCGGActcaaaaggagaagaaagctgCTCGTGCTCGTTCCAAAGGGAAAAACTCAGATGAAGAAGCCCCCAAGACTGCCCAGAAGAAGTTAAAGCTCGTGCGCAC TGTTCCATTGAGTGGTTCCACTTTGCCTGTGTGGGGCTGA
- the ING4 gene encoding inhibitor of growth protein 4 isoform X12, producing the protein MAAGMYLEHYLDSIENLPFELQRNFQLMRDLDQRTEDLKAEIDKLATEYMSSARSLSSEEKLALLKQIQEAYGKCKEFGDDKVQLAMQTYEMVDKHIRRLDTDLARFEADLKEKQIESSDYDSSSSKGKKSRTQKEKKAARARSKGKNSDEEAPKTAQKKLKLVRTVPLSGSTLPVWG; encoded by the exons GTATTGAAAACCTTCCCTTTGAATTACAGAGAAACTTTCAGCTCATGAGGGACCTAGACCAAAGAACAGAGG ACCTGAAGGCTGAAATTGACAAGTTGGCCACTGAGTATATGAGTAGCGCCCGCAGCCTGAGCTCCGAGGAAAAATTGGCCCTTCtcaaacagatccaggaagccTATGGCAAGTGCAAGGAATTTGGTGACGACAAGGTGCAGCTTGCCATGCAGACCTATGAGATG GTGGACAAACACATTCGGCGGCTGGACACAGACCTGGCCCGTTTTGAGGCTGATCTCAAGGAGAAACAGATTGAGTCAAGTGACTATGACAGCTCTTCCAGCAAAGGCAAAAAGA GCCGGActcaaaaggagaagaaagctgCTCGTGCTCGTTCCAAAGGGAAAAACTCAGATGAAGAAGCCCCCAAGACTGCCCAGAAGAAGTTAAAGCTCGTGCGCAC TGTTCCATTGAGTGGTTCCACTTTGCCTGTGTGGGGCTGA
- the ING4 gene encoding inhibitor of growth protein 4 isoform X13: MAAGMYLEHYLDSIENLPFELQRNFQLMRDLDQRTEDLKAEIDKLATEYMSSARSLSSEEKLALLKQIQEAYGKCKEFGDDKVQLAMQTYEMVDKHIRRLDTDLARFEADLKEKQIESSDYDSSSSKGRTQKEKKAARARSKGKNSDEEAPKTAQKKLKLVRTVPLSGSTLPVWG, translated from the exons GTATTGAAAACCTTCCCTTTGAATTACAGAGAAACTTTCAGCTCATGAGGGACCTAGACCAAAGAACAGAGG ACCTGAAGGCTGAAATTGACAAGTTGGCCACTGAGTATATGAGTAGCGCCCGCAGCCTGAGCTCCGAGGAAAAATTGGCCCTTCtcaaacagatccaggaagccTATGGCAAGTGCAAGGAATTTGGTGACGACAAGGTGCAGCTTGCCATGCAGACCTATGAGATG GTGGACAAACACATTCGGCGGCTGGACACAGACCTGGCCCGTTTTGAGGCTGATCTCAAGGAGAAACAGATTGAGTCAAGTGACTATGACAGCTCTTCCAGCAAAG GCCGGActcaaaaggagaagaaagctgCTCGTGCTCGTTCCAAAGGGAAAAACTCAGATGAAGAAGCCCCCAAGACTGCCCAGAAGAAGTTAAAGCTCGTGCGCAC TGTTCCATTGAGTGGTTCCACTTTGCCTGTGTGGGGCTGA